A part of Candida albicans SC5314 chromosome 2, complete sequence genomic DNA contains:
- a CDS encoding uncharacterized protein (Ortholog of C. dubliniensis CD36 : Cd36_22500, Candida tropicalis MYA-3404 : CTRG_01825 and Candida albicans WO-1 : CAWG_05921), translating to MILPATTTTSFSESDHSSYLSKRFSTGSTANSKFIVLGAMLGSIVGFLTVYYILLVIAMPLCKLCESKADKSCERTFTNRQFDEIVEETISHPHSQMNTSNINSTAHPSSAGPNNSQQQEHEELTPVVPVAKNQSEYPDDLVPPYTKATTEEQDMGSFDTNGEFHPTKNPNTLTTPPPAHLRNTNDV from the coding sequence ATGATCTTACCAGCTACAACCACGACCTCCTTTTCTGAATCAGATCATTCTAGTTACTTATCCAAACGATTTAGTACGGGTTCTACAGCAAATAGcaaatttattgttttagGAGCCATGTTAGGTTCAATTGTTGGTTTCCTTACTGTTTATTATATCTTGTTAGTAATCGCGATGCCACTTTGTAAGTTATGTGAGCTGAAGGCTGATAAGTCTTGTGAACGTACTTTTACAAATCGtcaatttgatgaaatcgTTGAAGAAACTATAAGTCATCCCCACTCACAAATGAATACATCCAACATAAATTCAACAGCACACCCTTCCTCCGCAGGGCCCAATAAttctcaacaacaagaacatgAAGAACTCACACCAGTTGTGCCAGTTgcaaaaaatcaatcagAATATCCTGATGATTTGGTTCCTCCATATACGAAAGCTACTACAGAAGAACAAGATATGGGAAGTTTTGATACTAATGGAGAATTTCATCCAACGAAAAATCCAAATACATTAACAACTCCACCACCAGCACATTTAAGAAACACGAATGATGTATAA
- a CDS encoding uncharacterized protein (Ortholog of C. dubliniensis CD36 : Cd36_22470, Candida tropicalis MYA-3404 : CTRG_01829 and Candida albicans WO-1 : CAWG_05920), which translates to MLLIYHHNQDQYVELSKRSTGSGGIAGIVIFIFIVIVIFISLLSYGNKKSKRRNQKNTTPANITLGSLNLESQNVHQGVARIQQQQQQNSGITTSPEHDYVPPYTQTPNDNDLGRFDKQGNFHLSNRPEGVQPPLPPPPVYLNPTI; encoded by the coding sequence atgctTTTAATTTACCATCATAACCAAGATCAATATGTTGAATTATCGAAACGAAGTACTGGTTCAGGTGGGATTGCTGGGATTgtaattttcattttcattgtcATAGTCATATTTATTTCGTTGCTCAGTTATGGAAATAAAAAGTCAAAGAGaagaaaccaaaagaaTACCACCCCCGCAAATATTACATTAGGTTCACTTAATTTGGAATCTCAAAATGTACATCAAGGGGTTGCTCGTatacagcaacaacaacaacagaatcTGGGAATAACGACAAGTCCTGAACATGATTATGTGCCGCCATATACACAAACACccaatgataatgatttaggTAGATTTGATAAACAAGGGAATTTCCATTTACTGAATAGGCCAGAAGGTGTACAACCACCTTTGCCACCACCGCCTGTTTACCTAAACCCTACTATCTAG